A region of Paramormyrops kingsleyae isolate MSU_618 chromosome 17, PKINGS_0.4, whole genome shotgun sequence DNA encodes the following proteins:
- the LOC111833767 gene encoding NLR family CARD domain-containing protein 3-like, giving the protein MSLPEGSESPAGSMPDLQSVDVGEPNWADGTEAPPSSYGSMKSDENSVTSEIPEEEKEDPAAAASSGVGLMQSSDLEEDAGMPNSATEDATLELPYIFKSIQKTLNNLSEMKLLLFKMCLLKHHAEYFEGHLDKNADILDIVDKMLERCGKGGALNVTLRVLHDIKVHDLAEELEKSCIRLRLQHDLKTCLKRRYDCIFEGIARQGNQSFLSYVYTDMQMVSDRNAVNREHEVRQDETSHGNQVRQGTAIPCSDIFRCLPGQYKPVRNVLTTGIAGIGLTVCVQKYILDWTEEKPNQDIHFIFPLPFRELNLIKEDRISLRDLICIFFPDMKEMDFIEKKDCRVLFILDGLDVCKLPLNFQENDKVSDIEQRTTPQVLLTNLMLGNLLPSAHVWITSRSAAANLIPFECVHWYTELCGFNDDQKKAYFTQKFKDPAQLCQVLSRVTSARSLHIMCHIPVFCWIVATVFERKFADPDRTVITTLTQFYTHYLVLQLHMKNQKYYGMKAGLQQWQDTDPEFVLKLAKLAFEQLEKDRFVFHEVDLREYGLGFRDVVLHSGLCTEIYKQDSCQEREFCFVHQTLQEYLAALHVHYTFLNRHQNVLGQPLKNTISKIFKPAPMCDLYKTAIERAMQSGDGHLDLFLRFLFGLSEHSTQEILRGLLKRMGVAPPVPEEMTNYIEKLRSENSNPERCGNLAHCLRELQLS; this is encoded by the exons ATGAGTCTCCCAGAAGGAAGCGAGAGTCCGGCGGGGTCCATGCCCGACCTGCAGAG TGTCGATGTGGGGGAGCCTAACTGGGCAGACGGAACTGAGGCACCGCCTTCCAGCTATGGGTCCATGAAAAGTGATGAGAACAGTGTCACTTCCGAAATCCCAGAGGAGGAAAAGGAGGaccctgctgctgccgcctcaAG TGGCGTAGGGTTAATGCAGTCATCGGATCTTGAAGAGGATGCTGGGATGCCGAATTCAGCTACTGAGGATGCCACCCTGGAGTTGCCATATATATTTAAG TCAATCCAAAAGACTCTAAATAATCTCAGTGAGATGAAGTTGCTTCTGTTCAAGATGTGCCTGCTCAAGCACCACGCTGAGTATTTTGAGGGTCATCTGGACAAAAATGCTGATATCCTGGACATTGTGGACAAGATGCTGGAACGCTGCGGAAAAGGGGGAGCGCTGAATGTAACCCTGCGCGTTCTCCATGACATCAAGGTGCATGACTTGGCTgaggagctggagaagagcTGCATACGAT tgAGGCTCCAGCATGACCTGAAAACTTGTCTGAAGAGGCGGTATGACTGCATATTTGAAGGAATAGCAAGACAAGGAAACCAAAGCTTTCTGAGCTATGTCTACACTGACATGCAGATGGTTTCAGATAGGAATGCAGTGAACAGGGAGCATGAAGTGAGGCAAGATGAGACTAGCCATGGAAATCAAGTACGACAAGGAACTGCAATCCCGTGCAGTGACATCTTCAGGTGCTTGCCTGGCCAATACAAGCCTGTCAGAAATGTACTTACAACTGGTATTGCTGGTATTGGTTTAACAGTCTGTGTGCAGAAGTACATTCTTGACTGGACAGAAGAGAAACCCAACCAGGATATTCACTTTATCTTCCCTCTTCCATTTCGGGAGCTGAATTTAATTAAGGAAGATCGCATCAGTTTGAGGGACCTTATTTGTATCTTCTTTCCGGACATGAAAGAAATGGATTTCATAGAAAAGAAGGACTGTAGAGTCCTTTTCATCCTTGATGGCTTGGATGTCTGTAAACTGCCTCTTAATTTCCAGGAGAATGACAAAGTGAGTGATATAGAACAGCGGACAACACCACAAGTGTTACTCACAAACCTAATGCTGGGGAATCTGCTGCCCTCTGCCCACGTGTGGATAACTTCCCGGTCTGCGGCAGCCAACCTGATCCCTTTTGAGTGTGTCCATTGGTACACGGAGCTGTGTGGATTTAATGATGATCAGAAGAAGGCTTACTTCACCCAGAAATTCAAAGATCCAGCACAGCTCTGTCAAGTTTTGTCACGCGTGACTTCAGCAAGGTCCTTGCATATCATGTGCCATATACCGGTGTTCTGTTGGATTGTGGCCACTGTTTTCGAGCGGAAGTTCGCTGACCCCGACAGAACAGTGATCACAACACTCACTCAGTTTTATACACATTACCTGGTTCTCCAGTTGCACATGAAGAATCAGAAGTATTATGGGATGAAGGCAGGTTTGCAACAGTGGCAGGACACAGACCCAGAGTTTGTTCTTAAACTGGCTAAATTAGCCTTTGAACAACTAGAGAAAGATAGATTCGTCTTTCATGAGGTGGACTTGAGAGAATATGGCCTGGGCTTCAGAGATGTGGTGCTGCACTCTGGGCTCTGCACAGAAATATACAAACAGGACTCCTGTCAGGAGAGGGAATTCTGCTTTGTTCATCAGACCTTGCAGGAGTACCTTGCAGCACTGCATGTGCACTACACATTTTTAAACCGTCACCAAAATGTACTTGGCCAGCCTTTGAAGAACACCATCTCAAAGATCTTTAAACCAGCACCCATGTGTGACTTGTACAAGACGGCAATAGAAAGAGCCATGCAGAGTGGAGATGGACACCTGGATCTTTTCCTCCGGTTCCTTTTTGGCCTCTCGGAACACTCCACGCAGGAAATCTTAAGGGGCCTCCTGAAGCGCATGGGAGTTGCTCCACCGGTTCCTGAAGAAATGACCAATTACATTGAAAAGCTGAGGAGTGAGAATAGCAATCCAGAGAGATGTGGAAATCTGGCCCACTGTCTGCGTGAACTGCAGCTCAGCTGA
- the chordc1a gene encoding cysteine and histidine-rich domain-containing protein 1a produces the protein MSVLCYNKGCGQRFDPDQNPDDACTYHPGVPVFHDALKGWSCCKRRTTDFSDFLSIAGCTKGPHNKEKPPEPVKPDVKTSGEKKDLEDLKPKFDEYVIQAPKPLESISRPSPDEPFVRLQQKVASSLKQSLENLKLTEANEPDKTDEEGDEIKVGTSCKNGGCSKTFSGPEGSEDVCLFHPGVPIFHEGMKYWSCCKRKTSDFNTFLSQEGCTKGTHLWKKQDTGKKVVPCRFDWHQTGGQVIISVYARNSNPEISRVEANSTVLKIHIIFEGDKEFEQQISLWGVIDVTRSVMNMMASKIEIAMKKAEPMSWARLDLPPVTNPPPGKEMDG, from the exons ATGTCCGTGCTGTGTTACAACAAAGGTTGTGGACAGCGGTTTGACCCAGATCAGAATCCTGATG ACGCCTGTACCTACCACCCTGGTGTCCCTGTCTTCCACGACGCCTTGAAG GGGTGGTCTTGCTGTAAAAGACGGACAACCGACTTCTCTGATTTTTTAAGCATCGCA GGCTGTACCAAAGGACCACACAATAAGGAGAAGCCCCCTGAGCCAGTAAAACCTGATGTTAAGACCTCAGGGGAGAAAAAGGACCTGGAGGACCTAAAACCAAAATTTGATGAATATGTCATTCAGGCACCCAAACCGCTGGAGTCCATCAGTCGTCCGAG cCCGGATGAGCCCTTCGTAAGGTTACAACAAAAGGTGGCATCCTCGCTGAAACAATCTTTGGAAAATCTAAAGCTAACAGAAGCCAATGAGCCGGATAAAACTG acGAAGAAGGAGATGAAATTAAGGTTGGAACATCATGTAAAAATGGAGGCTGTTCAAAG ACATTCTCTGGCCCGGAAGGCAGTGAGGATGTGTGCCTGTTTCACCCAGGGGTGCCCATTTTTCATGAAGG GATGAAGTACTGGAGCTGCTGCAAACGGAAGACCTCAGACTTCAACACGTTTCTGTCCCAAGAGGGCTGCACTAAGGGGACACACCTGTGGAAGAAGCAGGATACT GGGAAGAAGGTGGTGCCGTGTCGATTTGACTGGCATCAGACAGGGGGCCAAGTGATAATCTCTGTGTATGCCAGAAACTCCAATCCAGAGATCAGCCGCGTGGAGGCTAATAGTACCGTG CTGAAGATCCACATTATATTTGAAGGTGACAAGGAATTTGAACAACAAATCAGCTTGTGGGGT GTGATCGATGTAACTAGGAGTGTCATGAACATGATGGCATCTAAGATCGAGATCGCCATGAAGAAAGCAGAGCCCATGTCATGGGCCCGCCTGGACCTGCCTCCGGTGACGAACCCACCTCCGGGAAAAGAGATGGATGGCTGA